The following are encoded together in the Paenibacillus sp. genome:
- a CDS encoding ABC transporter ATP-binding protein gives MIEATQVVKTFRHPVVKEGAFAGLRALFARDYRETTAVAGLTFAIGRGEFVGCIGPNGAGKSTTIKMLAGILHPTSGEVRIGGRSPQRERRRVAERIGVVFGQRSQLWWDLPVRDSYEVLAAMYKVELSAYRRRLAELAELLQLAEIMDQPVRKCSLGQRMRADLAAALLHDPDVLFLDEPTIGLDAFAKQRIREFLKTLNRERGTTILLTTHDMDDVEALCSRVMVVSGGSLAFDGALAELRGRIGLPSRMELTFAAEPVVPEGAGDGEIAIEGIEGRRATLSFRRERIKPMRVLDAASAWGDIVDIHMEEPELEDVIRRIYSGATKER, from the coding sequence ATGATCGAAGCGACGCAAGTGGTCAAAACGTTCCGTCATCCCGTCGTGAAGGAGGGCGCCTTCGCCGGGCTGCGCGCGCTGTTCGCCCGCGATTACAGGGAGACGACGGCGGTGGCGGGGCTGACGTTCGCCATCGGGCGGGGCGAATTCGTCGGCTGCATCGGCCCGAACGGAGCGGGGAAATCGACGACGATCAAGATGCTCGCCGGCATTCTGCACCCGACCTCCGGGGAAGTGCGGATCGGCGGCCGGTCTCCGCAGCGGGAGCGCCGGCGCGTCGCCGAACGGATCGGCGTCGTGTTCGGGCAGCGCAGCCAGCTGTGGTGGGATTTGCCCGTGCGCGATTCGTACGAGGTGCTGGCGGCGATGTACAAGGTGGAGCTGTCCGCGTACCGCCGCCGCTTGGCCGAGCTGGCCGAGCTGCTGCAGCTTGCGGAAATCATGGATCAGCCGGTGCGCAAATGTTCCCTCGGGCAGCGGATGCGCGCCGATTTGGCCGCGGCGCTGCTGCACGACCCGGACGTGCTGTTCCTCGACGAGCCGACGATCGGGCTCGACGCCTTCGCGAAGCAGCGCATTCGCGAGTTCTTGAAGACGCTGAACCGGGAGCGCGGCACGACGATCCTGCTGACGACGCACGATATGGACGACGTCGAGGCGCTGTGCAGCCGCGTGATGGTCGTCAGCGGCGGCTCGCTCGCCTTCGACGGCGCGCTCGCCGAGCTGCGCGGGCGGATCGGCCTGCCGAGCCGGATGGAGCTGACGTTCGCCGCGGAACCGGTCGTGCCCGAGGGGGCGGGGGACGGCGAAATCGCGATCGAGGGAATCGAGGGCCGGCGCGCGACGTTGTCGTTCCGCCGGGAACGCATCAAGCCGATGCGCGTGTTGGACGCGGCATCGGCTTGGGGGGACATCGTCGATATTCACATGGAGGAGCCGGAGCTCGAGGACGTCATTCGGCGCATTTACAGCGGCGCGACGAAAGAGCGATAA
- a CDS encoding ABC transporter permease, with protein sequence MSGWVSLYVKLLGAGLRSRMQYRFNFAMTSLAAALIAAADFLMIAVVLLRFDHVRGWDIYEVGYLYAVVTLAKTCYRTISADLHYIERYLVTGELDALMVRPVPVLFALMTANVRLMPGELVQSTAVLSLSMGAMMAEGRLDGWAIPLTLLSAATGTAILFAIGLATATVGFWTTKVDDLQSFTEDASKAAGQYPLAVYPDWLKGVLLTVLPVGFVSYVPALYLLKGQLGLWTFAAAAAVAAVALFAALRFWRSGIRRYQSTGH encoded by the coding sequence ATGAGCGGTTGGGTTTCGCTGTACGTCAAATTGCTGGGGGCCGGGCTGCGCAGCCGCATGCAGTACCGGTTCAATTTCGCGATGACGTCGCTCGCGGCGGCGCTCATCGCGGCCGCGGACTTCCTCATGATCGCCGTCGTGCTGCTGCGGTTCGATCATGTAAGAGGCTGGGATATTTACGAAGTCGGGTATTTGTACGCCGTCGTGACGCTGGCGAAAACATGCTACCGCACGATCAGCGCCGACCTGCATTACATCGAGCGCTATTTGGTGACCGGCGAACTCGACGCTTTGATGGTGCGGCCGGTGCCGGTGCTGTTCGCGCTGATGACGGCGAACGTGCGGCTCATGCCCGGCGAGCTCGTGCAGTCGACGGCGGTGCTGTCGCTGTCGATGGGGGCGATGATGGCCGAGGGCCGACTCGACGGTTGGGCGATTCCGCTGACGCTGCTCAGCGCGGCGACCGGAACGGCGATTCTGTTCGCAATCGGGCTCGCGACGGCGACGGTCGGCTTCTGGACGACGAAGGTCGACGATCTGCAGTCGTTCACCGAGGACGCGTCGAAAGCGGCCGGCCAATATCCGCTGGCGGTGTATCCGGATTGGCTGAAGGGCGTCCTGTTGACGGTGCTTCCCGTCGGCTTCGTGAGTTACGTGCCTGCTTTGTATTTGCTCAAAGGGCAGCTCGGACTTTGGACGTTCGCTGCTGCGGCGGCGGTCGCGGCCGTGGCCCTGTTCGCCGCACTCCGGTTTTGGCGCAGCGGCATTCGCCGGTACCAAAGCACGGGGCATTAA
- a CDS encoding LysE family transporter, whose product MNTNVMMISLFLSGFALSLSLCLDLGTVNVAIVREGIARGFWPSFLVGVGSTFGDLTYAVLATTGVSLLLGITAVRWALWIGGTIVLLYFTVSMIRAALKPKSLDTAEGEAGSGRSLPRSFFWGWGLAIASPTAILWFATVGGSVIAKSPTQGAEALTAFLAGFFSAGIVWSCAMALLSAASGRRLGPAFVRTISFLSAALFLYFAVEVFLDGYRSFVAPL is encoded by the coding sequence GTGAACACAAACGTCATGATGATTTCGTTATTTTTATCCGGCTTCGCTTTATCTTTGTCCTTGTGCCTCGACCTCGGCACCGTGAACGTCGCCATCGTGCGCGAAGGCATCGCCCGCGGCTTCTGGCCGTCGTTCCTCGTCGGCGTCGGCTCGACGTTCGGCGACCTGACGTACGCCGTGCTCGCGACGACCGGAGTCTCGCTGCTGCTCGGCATTACCGCCGTGCGCTGGGCGCTCTGGATCGGCGGCACGATCGTGCTGCTGTACTTTACGGTATCGATGATCCGCGCCGCCTTGAAGCCCAAGTCGCTCGACACGGCAGAGGGCGAGGCGGGCTCCGGCCGCTCGCTCCCGCGCTCCTTCTTCTGGGGCTGGGGCCTCGCCATCGCGTCGCCGACGGCGATCCTGTGGTTCGCGACGGTCGGCGGCAGCGTCATCGCCAAATCGCCGACGCAGGGCGCGGAAGCGCTGACCGCGTTCCTGGCGGGCTTCTTCTCCGCCGGCATCGTCTGGTCGTGCGCCATGGCGCTGCTGTCGGCCGCAAGCGGCCGCCGGCTCGGCCCCGCATTCGTGCGGACGATCTCGTTCCTGTCCGCGGCGCTGTTCTTGTATTTCGCGGTCGAGGTGTTCCTGGACGGTTATCGCTCTTTCGTCGCGCCGCTGTAA